A single Callithrix jacchus isolate 240 chromosome 4, calJac240_pri, whole genome shotgun sequence DNA region contains:
- the LOC103792657 gene encoding uncharacterized protein LOC103792657 encodes MWAAARGAAAGFLVGHPGTLGGAAAFSLCASLTTQGTRFEISPSPGRAGPGGMGGGGAVESQASGSLSSGLPPRPGVTRGTPGLRRAVTLFVWTGVHPRGRFPGRHGAGARRMTAGRGRGPERLPGVVSPPSGDLAQPLPGAPAPAPHGAQPSARGAAGPSGPPHPAAAPPPCQGRSKLETRKI; translated from the coding sequence ATGTGGGCAGCGGCGCGTGGAGCAGCTGCTGGTTTCCTGGTGGGCCACCCTGGAACCCTGGGGGGTGCTGCCGCCTTCAGCCTGTGCGCTTCCCTCACCACGCAAGGGACCAGATTTGAAATATCACCCAGCCCTGGGAGAGCGGGGCCGGGGGGGatgggcggggggggggcggtGGAATCCCAGGCGAGTGGGAGCCTAAGCTCTGGGCTTCCTCCCCGGCCGGGCGTCACCCGGGGGACACCGGGGCTCCGTCGAGCCGTTACCCTGTTTGTGTGGACTGGTGTACATCCTCGAGGGAGGTTCCCAGGGCGCCACGGTGCCGGGGCGCGACGAATGActgcggggcggggccggggcccGGAGCGCCTCCCCGGGGTGGTCTCCCCGCCAAGCGGGGACCTCGCGCAGCCTCTCCCGGGCGCCCCAGCCCCCGCGCCCCACGGCGCCCAGCCGAGCGCCCGGGGCGCCGCGGGCCCCAGCGGTCCTCCCCACCCCGCGGCAGCGCCGCCGCCCTGCCAGGGGCGGAGTAAACTGGAGACGCGCAAGATTTGA